From a region of the uncultured Desulfatiglans sp. genome:
- a CDS encoding putative beta-lactamase class C protein (Evidence 3 : Putative function from multiple computational evidences): MPLSRRQLHRGVEECVFPGGVLLAAREGRILLLEACGRLSSAPAEPAVRVDTLFDLASLTKPLAATMAVMRLVDRGRLHLDQPLETILFDQQVPEDKAGLTPRMLLAHASGLKDWHPFYRDLAGAPAGERRQAVRRAVLEMPLVHRPGQATLYSDLGFILLEWIVERAGGMPLDRCVREGIYEPLGLSEAFFWGGAVPAHRSRTTAATEYCPWRGRMLRGEVHDENAWFMGGFSGHAGLFGTARGVYALTDMLVQHLDGRREDIFRPGTVRCFLHRQDLGDGTRTLGWDTPSGEHSSAGRFFSRQSIGHLGFTGTSVWVDLERRIVVILLTNRVHPSRENIAIRAFRPILHDTVMAELLQKT; encoded by the coding sequence ATGCCGCTCAGCAGGCGCCAGCTGCATCGAGGCGTGGAGGAATGCGTTTTTCCGGGCGGCGTCCTCCTTGCGGCCAGGGAGGGGAGAATCCTTCTCCTCGAGGCGTGCGGGCGGCTTTCTTCGGCGCCGGCGGAGCCTGCGGTCCGGGTTGACACCCTTTTCGATCTCGCGTCGTTGACCAAGCCGCTGGCCGCAACCATGGCCGTCATGCGTCTCGTCGATCGGGGCAGGCTCCATTTGGACCAGCCGCTCGAGACGATTCTCTTCGATCAGCAGGTGCCCGAGGACAAGGCGGGATTGACCCCTCGGATGCTCCTGGCGCATGCATCGGGTCTGAAGGACTGGCACCCGTTTTATCGGGATCTGGCCGGCGCGCCGGCCGGGGAGCGCAGGCAGGCGGTCCGGCGGGCCGTTCTCGAGATGCCTCTCGTCCATCGTCCGGGACAGGCGACGCTCTACAGCGACCTTGGATTTATCCTCCTCGAATGGATCGTGGAGCGCGCCGGAGGCATGCCCCTGGATCGCTGCGTCCGAGAGGGGATTTACGAACCTCTGGGCCTGTCCGAGGCGTTTTTCTGGGGTGGAGCCGTTCCGGCGCACCGTTCGAGGACCACGGCGGCCACCGAATATTGCCCCTGGCGGGGCCGGATGCTTCGGGGGGAGGTGCATGACGAAAACGCTTGGTTCATGGGGGGATTCTCGGGGCATGCCGGTCTTTTCGGTACGGCCCGAGGGGTATACGCCCTGACCGACATGCTGGTGCAGCACCTGGACGGCCGGAGAGAGGACATTTTCCGTCCCGGGACGGTGAGGTGTTTTCTGCATCGACAGGACCTCGGAGACGGCACCCGCACCCTGGGTTGGGATACGCCGTCGGGGGAACATTCGAGCGCGGGGCGTTTTTTTTCACGTCAGAGCATCGGTCATCTGGGGTTCACCGGGACATCCGTCTGGGTGGATCTCGAGCGGCGTATCGTGGTGATCCTCTTGACCAACCGGGTGCATCCCAGCCGTGAAAACATAGCGATAAGGGCCTTCCGGCCTATCCTGCACGACACGGTGATGGCCGAGCTTCTGCAGAAAACATGA
- a CDS encoding hypothetical protein (Evidence 5 : Unknown function) — translation MGEIRSTLDIIMEKTKGLTLTEEEKLEMQERELRGWVQGLLQRCVDGLIDPSALLKELDEQDPARRKRAIEMIVEGTLDRLDPEGDNSRLIEIVQEAAGSGGASLKAMLDAGRDDFSRKREAHRQSLVAALAEKGIRGSAVIPNLEADPRWGALKKEETVALVNRAKALFRQDRNP, via the coding sequence ATGGGCGAGATTCGAAGCACTTTGGACATTATCATGGAAAAGACGAAGGGGCTTACCCTGACCGAGGAAGAAAAACTGGAGATGCAGGAGCGTGAGCTGCGGGGGTGGGTGCAGGGTCTGCTGCAGCGCTGCGTCGACGGCCTGATCGACCCGTCGGCCCTGCTGAAGGAACTCGATGAGCAGGATCCCGCCAGGCGCAAGCGCGCCATCGAGATGATCGTGGAAGGAACCCTCGATCGTCTGGACCCTGAAGGAGACAACTCACGCCTGATCGAGATCGTTCAGGAGGCGGCCGGAAGCGGCGGCGCCTCTCTCAAGGCGATGCTCGATGCCGGCCGGGACGATTTTTCGCGGAAACGCGAAGCCCACCGGCAGTCGCTCGTGGCGGCCCTGGCGGAAAAGGGAATCCGCGGGAGTGCCGTCATCCCGAACCTGGAAGCCGACCCGCGCTGGGGCGCCCTTAAAAAAGAGGAAACCGTTGCCCTCGTGAACAGGGCGAAGGCCCTCTTCCGTCAAGACCGGAATCCCTGA
- the yedF gene encoding Selenium metabolism protein YedF, whose translation MTHEIDCRGLACPAPVLQTKEWLEKNPSRDVAVLVDGEASRENVSRFLRTQGFTVSTVEEERHIRVEGRKSGDAEAAPAPDAPSREETRKIMVMVTHDKMGHGDDELGAKLMVSFLKTLKEMGGELWRLVFVNNGVKMTVRGSAVLPLLKELEAAGITILVCGTCLTHFDLLQEKEVGETTNMLDIVTAMQLADSVINI comes from the coding sequence ATGACCCACGAAATCGATTGCCGCGGATTGGCCTGCCCTGCCCCGGTTCTCCAGACCAAGGAATGGCTCGAAAAAAACCCGTCCCGCGACGTCGCCGTCCTCGTCGATGGTGAAGCCTCCCGGGAAAACGTCTCCCGGTTTCTGCGCACGCAAGGCTTCACGGTTTCCACTGTGGAGGAAGAGCGGCATATTCGTGTCGAGGGCCGAAAGTCCGGGGACGCGGAGGCCGCCCCCGCACCGGATGCACCCAGCCGTGAAGAGACGCGGAAGATCATGGTGATGGTCACCCACGACAAGATGGGTCATGGCGACGACGAACTGGGCGCCAAGCTGATGGTGAGCTTTTTGAAGACCCTCAAGGAGATGGGCGGAGAACTCTGGCGCCTCGTTTTCGTCAACAACGGCGTCAAGATGACCGTAAGGGGATCGGCCGTTCTTCCTTTGCTCAAGGAGCTCGAGGCCGCGGGAATCACGATCCTGGTCTGCGGGACGTGTCTGACGCATTTCGACCTGCTGCAGGAAAAGGAGGTGGGCGAAACCACCAACATGCTCGATATCGTCACCGCCATGCAGCTGGCCGATTCGGTCATCAACATCTGA
- the selD gene encoding Selenide, water dikinase — protein sequence MFPTDENVLVGLEKADDAGVYKVSDQLALIQTVDFFTPIVDDPYWFGQIAAANALSDVYAMGGVPKTAMNLVAFPLKEMDLSVFRSVIEGGIAKLREAEVVLIGGHSVEDKELKYGLSVTGFIHPDRVLTKKNLRPGDRLILTKPLGTGVINTAIKADMAPPELVERVTRLMATLNRKAAEVMAHYPVHACTDITGFGFLGHLAEMVEGSGFGAVVQASRIPILPEAIEYGSMGLFPAGAYRNKAFRACMVDGLSELDPVLSDLLFDPQTSGGLLISAPAGPAEELASALLQEGVDCAALVGEIVPEPVGRIVVEAS from the coding sequence GTGTTCCCGACGGACGAAAACGTACTGGTGGGGCTCGAGAAGGCGGACGATGCCGGGGTTTACAAGGTCTCCGACCAGCTGGCGCTGATACAGACCGTCGATTTCTTCACCCCGATCGTCGATGACCCTTACTGGTTCGGTCAGATCGCAGCGGCCAACGCCCTGAGCGATGTCTACGCCATGGGGGGTGTGCCCAAAACCGCCATGAATCTGGTGGCATTTCCCCTCAAGGAAATGGACCTGTCCGTCTTCCGGAGCGTGATCGAGGGCGGAATCGCCAAGCTGCGGGAGGCGGAAGTCGTGCTGATAGGCGGGCACAGTGTCGAGGACAAGGAGCTCAAATACGGCCTTTCCGTCACGGGCTTCATCCACCCCGACCGGGTGCTCACCAAGAAGAACCTCCGCCCGGGCGACCGGCTGATCCTGACGAAGCCCCTGGGGACCGGGGTCATCAATACGGCCATCAAAGCCGATATGGCGCCGCCGGAACTGGTCGAGCGCGTGACCCGCCTGATGGCTACGCTGAACCGCAAGGCGGCGGAGGTCATGGCGCATTACCCCGTCCATGCCTGCACGGACATCACGGGGTTCGGTTTCCTGGGGCACCTGGCCGAGATGGTCGAAGGATCCGGGTTCGGCGCCGTCGTGCAAGCCTCCCGCATCCCCATCCTGCCGGAGGCGATCGAATACGGAAGCATGGGCCTCTTCCCGGCGGGCGCCTATCGCAACAAAGCGTTCAGGGCCTGCATGGTCGATGGGCTTTCCGAGCTGGACCCCGTACTGTCGGATCTGCTCTTCGATCCGCAGACGTCGGGCGGGTTGCTGATATCAGCACCGGCCGGCCCGGCTGAGGAATTGGCCTCCGCACTCCTCCAGGAAGGGGTGGATTGCGCGGCGCTCGTGGGCGAGATCGTTCCAGAGCCTGTCGGCCGCATCGTCGTGGAGGCGTCCTGA
- a CDS encoding hypothetical protein (Evidence 5 : Unknown function), whose product MRIFLHNLCMLSPTASRRVPVSLHPSGAQSHRFAAGPGLTNIKEIKYLCRVDLQIAAQANVRIDAEIGQKDYYRMETTPHSNGLTETPLPSSTVARCNRRVLEMRVRGRCQEKE is encoded by the coding sequence ATGAGAATTTTTCTTCACAATCTGTGCATGCTCAGTCCCACCGCTTCGCGGCGGGTCCCGGTTTCTTTACACCCTTCGGGTGCTCAGTCCCACCGCTTCGCGGCGGGTCCCGGTTTGACCAATATCAAGGAAATCAAGTACTTGTGCAGAGTCGACCTCCAGATCGCCGCACAAGCAAACGTGCGGATTGACGCCGAGATTGGCCAAAAAGACTATTACCGGATGGAAACGACCCCGCATTCCAACGGGCTCACCGAAACACCTCTTCCTTCTTCCACGGTCGCTCGATGCAACCGAAGGGTGCTCGAGATGCGGGTCCGCGGCCGTTGTCAAGAGAAAGAGTAA
- a CDS encoding Uncharacterized HIT-like protein aq_141, with translation MNGTMSEKDCIFCRIVRGEQPADFVHQGERIVAFRDIRPSAPVHILLVPRKHIRSINDLAGEDASLIAEMILLARDLAREAGIASSGYKLLFNVEKGGGQFVFHLHLHLFGGWQRK, from the coding sequence ATGAACGGAACCATGAGTGAAAAAGACTGCATCTTCTGCCGCATCGTCCGCGGCGAACAACCCGCCGATTTCGTCCATCAGGGAGAGCGCATCGTCGCCTTCAGAGACATCAGACCGAGTGCGCCGGTGCACATCCTCCTCGTCCCACGCAAACACATCCGCAGCATCAACGACCTCGCCGGAGAGGATGCATCGCTCATCGCGGAAATGATCCTCCTTGCCCGTGATCTGGCGCGGGAGGCCGGCATCGCATCCAGCGGGTACAAACTCCTCTTCAATGTCGAAAAAGGCGGCGGCCAGTTCGTGTTCCACCTTCACCTGCATCTCTTCGGCGGATGGCAGCGGAAATGA
- a CDS encoding Phosphoenolpyruvate synthase: MQTGRLRNAPFIAWLEEIDARDIGVAGGKNAALGEMLRNLKEAGVAVPRGFATTAEAYRAFTEFNELQEGIREQIDNLTRGKDVLEEVGENIRGLFLRGRFPEALSWAILEAYRRLGRIYHTEELDVAVRSSANAEDLPEASFAGMLESFLNIRGEAALLDSVRRCFASLFTDRAIHYRERMGFDHLRIFLSAGIQKMVRADKACAGVIFTMHKRSCFPDLIVISGAWGLGESVVQGRVGPDEFHVFKPLLARSGCTPITGRLLGGKDKRSVCAEGSNSGTRDIPTSEVEQNRFILDDEEILRLARWATAVEERFGRPMDLEWAKDGETQDLWIVQARPLTGLTQCAREEITLCRLLQSGRLLARGISIGEGIASGRATFVETYRNIQKVSDHSILVSEIANTGWVSILRQKNIKGIITDFGGPNSHAAILCRELDVPGIVGTGNGTEVLRPDQEITMASIEGDHGYIYDGRLAWQQKTVRISGIASTRTKVLLNIPSPAAAFQWWRLPADGIGMIRLDYILKHITQIHPMALIRFGELKNRIVLHQIAQLTRGYNDKRDFFLDTLSHAIAEIAASRHPAPVILRTSNMAVEEYLDLVGAKFFEPDPQMVPRSYRGVERYLDDRYVEAFALECEAFRRAREEKGLQNLHLMLPYCGSTRDARRIIDLFRENGIRRGAEGLEFHLACDLPANLRQVKEFAEYFDAFSLSVNKLRQLHHALRASAGLLAEEESESSESSLRDGIEAFLTAARAAGRPVALRSRTFVGSNHLVKLFLKAGLAAFSVNPEGFPELKSQIAAVEGHERNHE; the protein is encoded by the coding sequence ATGCAGACGGGCAGACTTCGAAATGCACCGTTTATCGCCTGGCTGGAAGAAATCGACGCCCGGGACATCGGCGTGGCCGGAGGCAAAAACGCCGCGCTCGGCGAGATGCTCCGGAACCTGAAGGAGGCCGGTGTCGCTGTTCCACGCGGGTTTGCGACGACGGCCGAGGCCTACCGCGCCTTTACGGAATTCAATGAACTCCAGGAGGGGATCCGCGAACAGATCGATAATCTCACCCGGGGAAAGGACGTGCTCGAGGAGGTGGGGGAGAACATCCGCGGACTCTTCCTTCGGGGCAGGTTTCCCGAAGCCTTGTCCTGGGCGATCCTCGAGGCCTACCGCCGCCTCGGCCGCATCTACCATACCGAAGAGCTGGATGTAGCCGTCCGCAGCAGCGCCAATGCCGAGGATCTTCCCGAAGCGAGCTTTGCCGGAATGCTCGAGAGCTTCCTCAATATCCGGGGGGAAGCCGCTCTGCTCGACAGCGTCAGGCGCTGCTTCGCCTCGCTGTTCACCGACCGGGCGATCCATTATCGTGAAAGGATGGGCTTCGATCACCTCCGCATCTTCCTAAGCGCCGGGATACAGAAGATGGTCCGAGCCGACAAGGCCTGCGCCGGTGTGATCTTCACGATGCACAAGCGGTCCTGCTTTCCGGACCTGATCGTCATCTCAGGGGCCTGGGGACTGGGCGAAAGCGTCGTCCAGGGCAGGGTGGGACCCGATGAATTCCATGTCTTCAAACCTCTGCTGGCCCGATCCGGGTGCACGCCGATCACCGGGAGGCTTCTCGGCGGCAAGGACAAGCGGTCGGTCTGCGCGGAAGGCTCAAATAGCGGCACCCGGGATATTCCAACCTCGGAGGTTGAACAAAACAGGTTCATCCTGGACGATGAGGAGATTCTACGGCTGGCACGGTGGGCGACAGCCGTTGAGGAACGGTTCGGACGTCCCATGGATCTCGAGTGGGCGAAGGACGGAGAAACGCAGGATCTCTGGATCGTCCAGGCTCGTCCGCTCACCGGTCTGACCCAGTGCGCCAGGGAGGAAATCACCCTCTGCCGCCTCCTGCAGTCGGGCCGCTTGCTGGCCCGGGGAATCAGCATCGGGGAAGGGATCGCCAGCGGCCGGGCCACTTTTGTCGAGACTTACAGGAATATCCAGAAGGTGAGCGATCATTCCATCCTGGTTTCCGAGATCGCCAATACCGGCTGGGTGTCTATTCTCAGGCAGAAGAACATCAAAGGCATCATCACCGACTTCGGGGGGCCGAACTCGCATGCGGCTATCCTGTGCCGGGAACTCGACGTACCCGGCATCGTCGGAACCGGCAACGGCACGGAGGTTCTTCGGCCGGATCAGGAGATTACGATGGCCTCGATCGAAGGCGATCACGGCTATATTTACGACGGCCGGCTCGCCTGGCAGCAGAAGACCGTGCGCATCTCGGGCATCGCCTCCACCCGTACGAAGGTGCTGCTCAACATCCCGAGCCCTGCGGCGGCCTTTCAGTGGTGGCGGCTGCCGGCCGACGGCATCGGAATGATCCGCCTCGACTATATCCTGAAGCACATCACCCAGATCCACCCGATGGCGTTGATCCGTTTCGGGGAATTGAAGAACCGGATCGTCCTTCATCAGATTGCGCAGCTCACGCGCGGCTACAACGACAAGAGGGATTTCTTCCTGGACACCCTCAGCCATGCCATCGCCGAGATCGCCGCCTCCCGTCACCCTGCCCCAGTCATCCTGCGTACCAGCAACATGGCGGTCGAAGAATACCTCGATCTGGTCGGTGCGAAATTTTTCGAGCCGGATCCACAGATGGTCCCTCGCTCTTATCGAGGGGTCGAGCGCTACCTGGACGACCGTTACGTCGAGGCCTTCGCCTTGGAATGCGAGGCCTTCAGGCGTGCGAGAGAGGAAAAGGGGCTGCAGAACCTCCACCTGATGCTGCCGTATTGCGGAAGCACGCGCGACGCCCGGCGGATCATCGACCTCTTCAGAGAAAACGGAATTCGGAGAGGAGCCGAGGGGCTGGAATTCCACCTTGCCTGCGATCTGCCCGCCAACCTGCGGCAGGTCAAGGAGTTCGCCGAATACTTCGACGCCTTCAGCCTTTCCGTCAACAAACTGAGGCAGCTTCACCATGCCCTGAGGGCGTCCGCCGGCCTCCTGGCGGAGGAGGAGAGTGAGTCCAGCGAATCCTCTCTGCGGGACGGTATCGAAGCCTTCTTGACGGCCGCGCGGGCGGCCGGACGCCCCGTCGCCCTCCGAAGCCGGACCTTCGTGGGCTCGAACCACCTCGTGAAGCTGTTCCTGAAAGCAGGGCTCGCCGCCTTCTCGGTCAACCCAGAGGGCTTCCCTGAACTCAAATCCCAGATCGCCGCCGTGGAGGGTCATGAACGGAACCATGAGTGA
- a CDS encoding conserved hypothetical protein (Evidence 4 : Unknown function but conserved in other organisms), whose protein sequence is MRVEKAIHALDQGRILARHGSTRLVIYARVGRTPQRSLCIQAAREAFGYIERISLAEEQLKRHLSEIAGHFLDPLAESMLQSVREVGDADLTPLAAVRGALADAVADFLYTRGMTVVLVENGEDAAVRIGEPASLMVGIRPDVGSNIFEHLLELDDQLPSWGIATSGLGHPGLTCGIAASVTVVAETAARADAAATAIANATYVSNAQTIQRPAEEINPATDIRGRMITCSIGTLSKNTVSKALDQALRLSRRLIERRVILGALATVQGQTAATDFMEHRLVPAWPFA, encoded by the coding sequence ATGCGCGTCGAAAAGGCCATCCATGCCCTTGATCAGGGGCGGATCCTGGCCCGGCACGGGTCCACGCGGCTCGTCATCTACGCCCGCGTCGGGCGCACACCCCAAAGGAGCCTGTGCATCCAGGCGGCGCGCGAGGCGTTCGGCTATATCGAGCGTATCTCGCTCGCTGAGGAGCAATTGAAGCGCCACCTGAGTGAAATCGCCGGCCATTTCCTGGATCCGCTTGCAGAATCGATGCTTCAGAGCGTGCGAGAGGTGGGAGACGCGGATCTGACACCCCTGGCCGCCGTAAGAGGGGCCCTGGCCGATGCCGTGGCCGATTTCCTGTACACGCGCGGAATGACGGTTGTTCTGGTCGAAAACGGAGAGGATGCAGCCGTCCGGATCGGGGAGCCGGCCTCCCTCATGGTCGGCATCAGGCCCGACGTCGGATCGAACATCTTCGAGCATCTCCTCGAACTGGATGACCAACTGCCGAGCTGGGGCATTGCGACGAGCGGACTCGGCCACCCCGGGCTCACCTGCGGTATCGCCGCCTCCGTAACGGTCGTGGCGGAAACGGCCGCCAGGGCGGATGCCGCCGCCACGGCCATCGCCAATGCCACCTATGTTTCGAACGCCCAGACCATCCAGCGGCCGGCGGAGGAGATCAATCCGGCAACGGATATCCGGGGCAGGATGATCACCTGCAGTATTGGAACCCTCAGCAAGAACACCGTTTCGAAGGCGCTGGACCAGGCCCTGAGACTGAGCCGGCGCCTGATCGAACGCCGCGTCATATTGGGCGCCCTCGCGACGGTCCAGGGGCAGACCGCCGCCACCGATTTCATGGAACATCGGCTGGTCCCGGCCTGGCCCTTCGCATAA
- a CDS encoding TRAP transporter, DctM subunit has product MDPVTTGMLGMAGVFILLFLGMPIAFALMLAGFAGIAQLTSMGAALPVASRTIYEVSAYYPYTVIPLFILMGGFAGSSGMTRELYRTFDHWLRRLPGGLGIATIGACAGFSAVSGSSVATAAAMGTVALPEMQRFGYDPRFASGTIAAGGTLGFLIPPSIGFVVYGMLTEQSIGKLLIAGMIPGLLLSLAYVAIILLLVKLKPNLAPTDPQPVAWSRKLRSLLSVWEPLSIFVVVMGGIYLGFFTPTEAGAVGATLLLLAALLKRRLNRRNLMQGLSEAVRTSVMVLFLVAGANVFSYFLALSTIPMEVAAWAADLSVSRFAVLAIIVLIYLFLGCFLDAISMMVLTMPVIFPIVLTLGFDPIWFGVIAVLMMEAGLITPPMGLNIFTVAGVARDIRVEEIFVGVAPFLLAIFAVLCVVTVYPELVLCLPDMMLR; this is encoded by the coding sequence TTGGACCCGGTAACCACAGGGATGCTTGGCATGGCCGGGGTGTTTATCCTGCTCTTTCTCGGTATGCCCATCGCTTTCGCCCTGATGCTGGCCGGCTTTGCCGGGATCGCCCAACTGACCAGCATGGGAGCGGCTCTCCCTGTCGCATCCCGCACGATCTACGAGGTCTCGGCCTACTATCCCTACACCGTCATCCCGCTCTTCATCCTCATGGGCGGTTTTGCCGGGAGCTCCGGCATGACCCGGGAGCTCTACAGGACCTTCGATCACTGGCTGCGAAGGCTCCCGGGCGGTTTGGGGATCGCGACCATCGGCGCCTGCGCCGGATTCTCGGCCGTCTCCGGCTCTTCCGTTGCAACCGCCGCGGCCATGGGCACCGTGGCTTTGCCGGAGATGCAGCGGTTCGGCTACGACCCTCGTTTCGCCAGCGGCACGATCGCCGCCGGCGGCACCCTGGGCTTTCTCATCCCACCGAGCATCGGTTTTGTCGTCTACGGCATGCTCACGGAACAATCCATCGGGAAACTGCTGATCGCCGGGATGATCCCGGGCCTGCTCCTCTCCCTGGCCTACGTCGCCATCATCCTGCTCCTGGTCAAGCTCAAACCGAATCTGGCACCGACCGATCCCCAGCCGGTCGCCTGGAGCCGGAAACTCCGGTCTCTGCTCAGCGTGTGGGAGCCCCTCAGCATCTTTGTGGTCGTCATGGGAGGCATCTACCTGGGATTTTTTACCCCCACCGAGGCCGGAGCGGTAGGGGCGACACTCCTGCTGCTCGCAGCGCTCTTGAAAAGACGTTTGAACCGGCGCAATCTCATGCAAGGACTGAGCGAAGCCGTTCGCACCTCCGTCATGGTGCTCTTTCTCGTTGCCGGCGCCAACGTCTTCAGCTACTTCCTGGCCTTGTCGACCATCCCGATGGAGGTCGCGGCCTGGGCCGCCGACCTTTCCGTATCGCGTTTTGCCGTTCTGGCGATTATCGTCTTGATTTACCTTTTTCTAGGGTGCTTTCTGGATGCCATCTCCATGATGGTGCTGACCATGCCGGTGATCTTTCCCATCGTCCTGACGCTCGGATTCGATCCCATCTGGTTCGGGGTGATCGCCGTCCTCATGATGGAAGCCGGTTTGATCACGCCGCCGATGGGATTGAACATCTTTACGGTCGCAGGCGTCGCCAGGGACATCCGCGTCGAAGAGATCTTCGTGGGCGTCGCCCCCTTTCTCCTGGCGATCTTTGCGGTGCTCTGCGTGGTCACCGTCTACCCGGAGCTTGTGTTGTGTCTGCCGGATATGATGTTGAGGTAG
- a CDS encoding TRAP transporter, DctQ-like membrane protein yields MLRDPLPFMNWTAVKEEIQRINRRLCHAGMLLLLPMMFMTAGDVVGRTFWRAPVSGMVELSSYLLSVFILLGLAYTHQVRGHVRVSVLTSRLPERGRLFLDAVTISLGLLIIGIVAWQGCLIGLHTSAVSDMLRIPQWPFRLLVALGAFLLWLELLIELVDTIGELKRR; encoded by the coding sequence ATGCTCCGTGATCCGTTGCCATTCATGAACTGGACAGCCGTCAAAGAAGAAATCCAGCGCATCAACCGGAGGCTCTGCCACGCAGGGATGCTTCTCCTCCTGCCCATGATGTTCATGACGGCCGGAGACGTCGTGGGCCGGACCTTCTGGCGCGCACCTGTCAGCGGGATGGTCGAGCTCTCGAGCTACCTCCTGTCGGTCTTCATCCTTCTCGGTCTCGCCTATACCCATCAGGTCCGGGGGCATGTCCGGGTCTCGGTCCTCACCTCGCGCCTGCCGGAACGGGGACGCCTCTTCCTCGATGCCGTAACGATTTCCCTGGGTCTGCTGATTATCGGAATCGTCGCCTGGCAGGGATGCCTGATCGGCCTTCACACCAGTGCAGTTTCGGACATGCTCAGAATCCCGCAATGGCCCTTCAGGCTGCTGGTCGCGCTGGGCGCCTTCCTGCTGTGGCTGGAACTCCTGATCGAACTCGTCGACACCATCGGAGAGCTGAAAAGGAGATGA
- a CDS encoding Bacterial extracellular solute-binding protein, family 7, producing MRKNRLSILFGVLWILLVGLSAAPPAVAEDGIHIKFSTWHPPASREVKTVWAPMLEELNKRSNGRITFTLYAGGALGTGPEHYDIVAQGLSDMGYFTATWTPGRFPLTDVLSLAAWVDGKDVGVEIGNATYRRILRNEFPDVKVLELNGCIQAFLWTKKPIRTLEDCKGLRLRTPGGHQTRYIHAIGAEPVFMPLGDVYLAVETGTIDGLVTCPPLVLAFKLPEVIQHGVILTFGCVSEGVVMNRRSWEKTPDDLKPIIEEVVGNPFKTTQGLNQEVYRTMMKEIEKKGVSLYRLPQDEEQRWFKVFQDETRKWVAELEAKGLPARKAVDIFAEEAHKHGVECVAYPSEWKD from the coding sequence ATGCGCAAAAACCGGCTTTCGATCTTGTTCGGCGTCCTCTGGATCTTGCTCGTCGGCCTCTCGGCCGCCCCTCCAGCTGTAGCCGAAGACGGCATCCACATCAAATTCAGCACCTGGCACCCACCGGCGAGCCGTGAGGTGAAAACGGTGTGGGCGCCTATGCTCGAGGAGCTCAATAAGCGGAGCAACGGCAGGATCACGTTCACCCTATACGCAGGCGGAGCCCTCGGCACCGGCCCCGAACACTATGACATCGTCGCCCAGGGACTCTCCGACATGGGGTATTTCACGGCCACCTGGACACCCGGGCGCTTCCCCTTGACCGATGTCCTCTCGCTGGCGGCCTGGGTCGATGGAAAAGACGTCGGAGTCGAGATCGGCAACGCCACTTACCGGAGAATCCTCAGGAACGAGTTCCCCGATGTGAAAGTCCTGGAATTGAACGGATGCATCCAGGCCTTTTTGTGGACCAAGAAGCCGATCCGCACCCTCGAAGACTGCAAAGGCCTGCGGCTGCGCACCCCGGGCGGTCATCAGACCCGCTATATCCACGCCATCGGCGCCGAACCGGTGTTCATGCCCCTGGGCGACGTCTATCTGGCGGTAGAGACCGGCACGATCGACGGCCTCGTCACCTGTCCGCCGCTCGTACTCGCCTTCAAACTCCCGGAGGTCATCCAGCACGGCGTCATCCTCACCTTCGGGTGCGTCTCAGAAGGGGTTGTCATGAACCGCAGAAGCTGGGAAAAGACGCCGGACGATCTGAAGCCGATCATCGAAGAGGTCGTGGGAAACCCCTTCAAGACCACTCAGGGCTTGAATCAGGAAGTCTATCGAACCATGATGAAGGAAATCGAGAAGAAGGGGGTCTCCCTCTACCGGCTTCCGCAAGATGAAGAGCAGCGCTGGTTCAAGGTCTTTCAGGATGAAACCAGAAAATGGGTGGCCGAATTGGAGGCCAAGGGCCTCCCCGCGCGCAAGGCCGTAGACATCTTCGCTGAAGAAGCCCACAAACATGGAGTCGAGTGCGTCGCCTATCCGAGCGAATGGAAGGATTGA